One segment of Cervus canadensis isolate Bull #8, Minnesota chromosome 32, ASM1932006v1, whole genome shotgun sequence DNA contains the following:
- the ZNF174 gene encoding zinc finger protein 174 isoform X2, with translation MAAKMEITLSSQSHIQASSKQERHIIAKLEEKREPPLQKDWPDPELSRQSFRRFCYQEASGPQEALSHLRQLCRQWLQPEVHTKEQILELLVLEQFLNILPAEIQARARHRCPVSSKEIVTLVEDFHRAAKGPKQWVAVCMEGQKVLLEKTGSQLEEQELPDFQPQTPRRHPREETSQAGSQGQPSPRHWEKSLLLQEPTSRLAETETARMKSDNKENPQQEGAKGAKPCVLSVGRPKGSGLQSPEPRGASLSEPRLSQRQVSAPSAQKPFAHYQRHCRELEYIGAPLKSHPLRELKKSKGSRRSLSSRLQRLSHQPARSAKKPYKCDECGKSFTWNSELKRHQRVHTGERPYTCGECGNCFGRQSTLKLHQRIHTGEKPYQCGQCGKSFRQSSNLHQHHRLHHGD, from the exons ATGGCGGCTAAGATGGAGATAACTTTGAGCTCGCAGTCCCATATTCAGGCTTCCTCCAAGCAGGAGAGACATATAATAGCAAAGCTAGAAGAAAAACGGGAGCCCCCTCTGCAAAAAGACTGGCCCGATCCTGAGCTCTCCCGCCAGAGTTTTAGACGGTTTTGTTATCAAGAGGCATCTGGACCCCAGGAGGCACTCTCCCACCTCCGGCAGCTGTGCCGTCAGTGGCTGCAGCCCGAGGTGCACACCAAGGAGCAGATTTTGGAGCTGTTGGTGCTGGAGCAGTTCCTGAACATCCTGCCCGCAGAGATCCAGGCTCGGGCCAGGCATCGATGTCCAGTGAGCAGCAAGGAGATCGTGACCCTTGTGGAAGATTTTCATCGAGCAGCCAAGGGACCAAAGCAGTGG GTGGCTGTTTGTATGGAGGGCCAGAAGGTGCTTTTGGAGAAAACTGGATCCCAGCTGGAAGAACAGGAACTGCCAGACTTTCAACCGCAAACTCCCAGGAGACATCCCAGGGAGGAGACATCCCAGGCAGGATCTCAGGGTCAGCCGAGCCCTCGTCATTGGGAAAAATCCCTGCTCCTCCAGGAACCAACCTCCAGATTGGCTGAGACAG AGACCGCCAGGATGAAAAGTGACAACAAGGAGAATCCACAGCAGGAAGGGGCTAAAGGGGCAAAGCCCTGTGTGTTATCAGTGGGCAGACCGAAAGGGAGTGGCCTGCAGAGTCCCGAACCCAGAGGGGCGAGTCTGAGTGAGCCCCGGCTGTCCCAGAGGCAGGTCAGCGCCCCCAGCGCCCAGAAGCCCTTTGCTCACTACCAGAGACATTGCAGGGAACTGGAGTACATCGGCGCCCCCCTGAAAAGCCACCCACTGAGAGAGCTGAAGAAGAGCAAGGGGAGCAGGAGGAGCCTGAGCAGCCGCCTGCAGCGTCTCAGTCACCAGCCGGCCCGCTCGGCAAAGAAACCTTACAAGTGTGATGAATGTGGGAAAAGCTTCACGTGGAATTCAGAGCTGAAAAGGCACCAGCGAGTCCACACGGGGGAGAGGCCCTACACGTGCGGAGAGTGTGGGAACTGCTTTGGCCGGCAGTCCACCCTGAAGCTGCACCAGCGGATCCACACCGGGGAGAAGCCATACCAGTGTGGTCAGTGTGGGAAAAGCTTTCGCCAGAGCTCCAACCTTCACCAGCATCACAGGCTCCACCATGGGGACTGA
- the LOC122433098 gene encoding olfactory receptor 2C1 isoform X1 — MERANSSSWEGFILMGVSDYPQLEMIFFVGILFSYLLTLFGNSAIILLSSLDARLHTPMYFFLSNLSSVDLAFTTSSVPQMLINLWGADKTISYGGCVTQLYVFLWLGATECILLVVMAFDRFVAVCRPLHYTTMMNPRRCWLLAAIAWLGGLGNSVIQSTFTLQLPLCGHRRVDSFLCEVPAMIKLACVDTSLNEAVLNNVCMFFTAVPLSVILISYCCIAQAVLKIRSAEGRRKAFNTCLSHLVVVLLFYGSAIYGYLLPAKTNKQDQGKFISLFYSVVTPMVNPLIYTLRNKEVKGALRRLLGKGREVS; from the coding sequence ATGGAAAGGGCCAACAGCAGCTCCTGGGAGGGCTTCATTCTGATGGGTGTGTCTGACTACCCCCAGCTGGAGATGATCTTTTTTGTAGGCATCCTCTTCTCCTACTTGCTGACCTTGTTTGGGAACTCGGCCATCATCCTGCTTTCCAGCCTGGATGCCCGGCTCCACacacccatgtacttcttcctcagcaACCTCTCCTCCGTGGACCTTGCCTTTACCACTAGCTCAGTCCCCCAAATGCTGATCAACTTGTGGGGAGCAGACAAGACCATCAGCTATGGTGGCTGTGTGACCCAgctctatgttttcctctggctAGGGGCCACGGAGTGCATCCTGTTGGTGGTGATGGCGTTTGACCGCTTTGTCGCGGTGTGCCGACCCCTGCACTACACCACCATGATGAATCCTCGGCGCTGCTGGCTGCTGGCTGCCATTGCCTGGTTGGGTGGCTTAGGCAACTCTGTGATCCAGTCAACGTTCACTCTGCAGCTCCCTTTGTGTGGGCACCGGAGGGTGGACAGCTTCCTGTGTGAGGTGCCTGCCATGATCAAACTGGCGTGTGTTGACACGAGTCTCAATGAGGCTGTGCTCAACAACGTCTGCATGTTCTTCACTGCTGTCCCACTGAGCGTCATCCTGATCTCCTACTGCTGCATAGCTCAGGCGGTGCTGAAGATCCGCTCAGCTGAGGGGCGGAGGAAGGCCTTTAACACATGCCTCTCCCATTTGGTGGTGGTGCTCCTCTTCTATGGCTCAGCTATCTATGGGTATCTGCTTCCAGCCAAGACCAACAAGCAGGACCAGGGCAAATTCATCTCCCTCTTCTACTCTGTGGTCACACCCATGGTGAACCCTCTCATTTACACTCTGAGGAACAAGGAGGTGAAGGGGGCACTGAGGAGGctgctggggaagggaagagaagtcaGCTGA
- the ZSCAN32 gene encoding LOW QUALITY PROTEIN: zinc finger and SCAN domain-containing protein 32 (The sequence of the model RefSeq protein was modified relative to this genomic sequence to represent the inferred CDS: inserted 2 bases in 2 codons; deleted 3 bases in 2 codons; substituted 7 bases at 7 genomic stop codons), producing the protein MAGHSPDYEASRQHFQQCCFQEVETISAYCPPPPQNRTLHVNDNSTGIDNLAWIREHAETPDSKTETSRTKENRKWDDTKEEEMNEPLLRSRXVFGRSELKRGXAGTPVSGRQXGGSPGXSKEKPASQQRMNHXRLHTGRRPAHLLCGKNCSHSSQSSLSHHHPVPKLEKASKCHECGKSFSRSSYLVRHQRIGEKPPKCSECGKGFSEHSSLTAHLRTHTGERPYQCGECGKSSNQSXSLTVPQRTHTGEKPYXCAVCGKRFNNSFQFSTYGESHXGEPHSCGQCEKNFNNGSQLRAHQNXHTREKPHQCSQSEKSFTKSPALNEPASLGPSEIEYIRQHHPARKP; encoded by the exons ATGGCAGGCCACAGCCCTGACTACGAAGCTTCCCGCCAGCACTTTCAGCAGTGCTGCTTCCAGGAAGTGGAG ACCATCTCTGCCTACTGTCCACCACCACCTCAGAACCGCACTCTTCACGTGAATGACAACAGCACGGGAAT TGACAACCTGGCCTGGATCAGAGAACATGCAGAGACCCCAGATA GCAAGACAGAGAcatcaagaacaaaagagaatcGGAAATGGGATGatacaaaggaagaagaaatgaacgAGCCTCTTCTGAGGTCCAGGTAAGTATTTGGGCGCTCTGAGCTAAAAAGAGGCTAGGCAGGCACTCCAGTGTCAGGAAGGCAATGAGGAGGTTCTCCAG AGAGTAAGGAGAAACCTGCATCCCAGCAGAGGATGAACCACTGAAGGCTTCATACTGGGAGGAGACCTGCACACCTCCTGTGTGGGAAAAACTGCTCTCACAGCTCtcagagttct ctctctcaccaccACCCAGTCCCCAAACTGGAAAAGGCTTCTAAATGTCACGAATGTGGGAAAAGCTTTAGTCGAAGTTCTTATCTTGTTCGACACCAAAGAATCGGAGAGAAACCTCCCAAGTGCAGTGAGTGTGGGAAAGGCTTCAGCGAGCACTCCAGTCTCACCGCCCACTTGAGAACTCACACAGGGGAGAGACCCTACCAGTGTGGGGAATGTGGGAAAAGCTCCAACCAGAGCTGAAGCCTCACTGTTCCCCAGAGGAcccacacaggggagaagccatATTAGTGTGCGGTCTGTGGGAAAAGATTCAACAACAGCTTCCAGTTCAGCACTTATGGTGAGTCC CACTGAGGAGAGCCCCACAGTTGCGGGCAGTGTGAGAAAAACTTCAACAACGGCTCCCAGTTGAGAGCCCACCAGA CCCACACGAGGGAAAAACCTCACCAGTGCTCTCAGAGTGAGAAAAGCTTCACTAAGAGTCCTgctctgaatg AACCAGCCTCACTGGGCCCCTCAGAAATAGAGTACATCAGGCAGCACCACCCAGCCCGCAAGCCCTAG
- the LOC122433098 gene encoding olfactory receptor 2C1 isoform X2, producing the protein MVNSFYPVGFILMGVSDYPQLEMIFFVGILFSYLLTLFGNSAIILLSSLDARLHTPMYFFLSNLSSVDLAFTTSSVPQMLINLWGADKTISYGGCVTQLYVFLWLGATECILLVVMAFDRFVAVCRPLHYTTMMNPRRCWLLAAIAWLGGLGNSVIQSTFTLQLPLCGHRRVDSFLCEVPAMIKLACVDTSLNEAVLNNVCMFFTAVPLSVILISYCCIAQAVLKIRSAEGRRKAFNTCLSHLVVVLLFYGSAIYGYLLPAKTNKQDQGKFISLFYSVVTPMVNPLIYTLRNKEVKGALRRLLGKGREVS; encoded by the exons ATGGTCAACTCCTTCTATCCTGTT GGCTTCATTCTGATGGGTGTGTCTGACTACCCCCAGCTGGAGATGATCTTTTTTGTAGGCATCCTCTTCTCCTACTTGCTGACCTTGTTTGGGAACTCGGCCATCATCCTGCTTTCCAGCCTGGATGCCCGGCTCCACacacccatgtacttcttcctcagcaACCTCTCCTCCGTGGACCTTGCCTTTACCACTAGCTCAGTCCCCCAAATGCTGATCAACTTGTGGGGAGCAGACAAGACCATCAGCTATGGTGGCTGTGTGACCCAgctctatgttttcctctggctAGGGGCCACGGAGTGCATCCTGTTGGTGGTGATGGCGTTTGACCGCTTTGTCGCGGTGTGCCGACCCCTGCACTACACCACCATGATGAATCCTCGGCGCTGCTGGCTGCTGGCTGCCATTGCCTGGTTGGGTGGCTTAGGCAACTCTGTGATCCAGTCAACGTTCACTCTGCAGCTCCCTTTGTGTGGGCACCGGAGGGTGGACAGCTTCCTGTGTGAGGTGCCTGCCATGATCAAACTGGCGTGTGTTGACACGAGTCTCAATGAGGCTGTGCTCAACAACGTCTGCATGTTCTTCACTGCTGTCCCACTGAGCGTCATCCTGATCTCCTACTGCTGCATAGCTCAGGCGGTGCTGAAGATCCGCTCAGCTGAGGGGCGGAGGAAGGCCTTTAACACATGCCTCTCCCATTTGGTGGTGGTGCTCCTCTTCTATGGCTCAGCTATCTATGGGTATCTGCTTCCAGCCAAGACCAACAAGCAGGACCAGGGCAAATTCATCTCCCTCTTCTACTCTGTGGTCACACCCATGGTGAACCCTCTCATTTACACTCTGAGGAACAAGGAGGTGAAGGGGGCACTGAGGAGGctgctggggaagggaagagaagtcaGCTGA
- the ZNF174 gene encoding zinc finger protein 174 isoform X3 → MAAKMEITLSSQSHIQASSKQERHIIAKLEEKREPPLQKDWPDPELSRQSFRRFCYQEASGPQEALSHLRQLCRQWLQPEVHTKEQILELLVLEQFLNILPAEIQARARHRCPVSSKEIVTLVEDFHRAAKGPKQWVAVCMEGQKVLLEKTGSQLEEQELPDFQPQTPRRHPREETSQAGSQGQPSPRHWEKSLLLQEPTSRLAETELLIMKTNSHMTTDELPFKLWLSFIT, encoded by the exons ATGGCGGCTAAGATGGAGATAACTTTGAGCTCGCAGTCCCATATTCAGGCTTCCTCCAAGCAGGAGAGACATATAATAGCAAAGCTAGAAGAAAAACGGGAGCCCCCTCTGCAAAAAGACTGGCCCGATCCTGAGCTCTCCCGCCAGAGTTTTAGACGGTTTTGTTATCAAGAGGCATCTGGACCCCAGGAGGCACTCTCCCACCTCCGGCAGCTGTGCCGTCAGTGGCTGCAGCCCGAGGTGCACACCAAGGAGCAGATTTTGGAGCTGTTGGTGCTGGAGCAGTTCCTGAACATCCTGCCCGCAGAGATCCAGGCTCGGGCCAGGCATCGATGTCCAGTGAGCAGCAAGGAGATCGTGACCCTTGTGGAAGATTTTCATCGAGCAGCCAAGGGACCAAAGCAGTGG GTGGCTGTTTGTATGGAGGGCCAGAAGGTGCTTTTGGAGAAAACTGGATCCCAGCTGGAAGAACAGGAACTGCCAGACTTTCAACCGCAAACTCCCAGGAGACATCCCAGGGAGGAGACATCCCAGGCAGGATCTCAGGGTCAGCCGAGCCCTCGTCATTGGGAAAAATCCCTGCTCCTCCAGGAACCAACCTCCAGATTGGCTGAGACAG AGctactgatca tGAAGACAAATTCACATATGACCACTGATGAACTTCCATTCAAGCTGTGGCTGAGTTTCATCACTTAA
- the ZNF174 gene encoding zinc finger protein 174 isoform X1, whose product MAAKMEITLSSQSHIQASSKQERHIIAKLEEKREPPLQKDWPDPELSRQSFRRFCYQEASGPQEALSHLRQLCRQWLQPEVHTKEQILELLVLEQFLNILPAEIQARARHRCPVSSKEIVTLVEDFHRAAKGPKQWVAVCMEGQKVLLEKTGSQLEEQELPDFQPQTPRRHPREETSQAGSQGQPSPRHWEKSLLLQEPTSRLAETGDLPNPGIKPRSPALQVDSLPAEPQGKPGSYETARMKSDNKENPQQEGAKGAKPCVLSVGRPKGSGLQSPEPRGASLSEPRLSQRQVSAPSAQKPFAHYQRHCRELEYIGAPLKSHPLRELKKSKGSRRSLSSRLQRLSHQPARSAKKPYKCDECGKSFTWNSELKRHQRVHTGERPYTCGECGNCFGRQSTLKLHQRIHTGEKPYQCGQCGKSFRQSSNLHQHHRLHHGD is encoded by the exons ATGGCGGCTAAGATGGAGATAACTTTGAGCTCGCAGTCCCATATTCAGGCTTCCTCCAAGCAGGAGAGACATATAATAGCAAAGCTAGAAGAAAAACGGGAGCCCCCTCTGCAAAAAGACTGGCCCGATCCTGAGCTCTCCCGCCAGAGTTTTAGACGGTTTTGTTATCAAGAGGCATCTGGACCCCAGGAGGCACTCTCCCACCTCCGGCAGCTGTGCCGTCAGTGGCTGCAGCCCGAGGTGCACACCAAGGAGCAGATTTTGGAGCTGTTGGTGCTGGAGCAGTTCCTGAACATCCTGCCCGCAGAGATCCAGGCTCGGGCCAGGCATCGATGTCCAGTGAGCAGCAAGGAGATCGTGACCCTTGTGGAAGATTTTCATCGAGCAGCCAAGGGACCAAAGCAGTGG GTGGCTGTTTGTATGGAGGGCCAGAAGGTGCTTTTGGAGAAAACTGGATCCCAGCTGGAAGAACAGGAACTGCCAGACTTTCAACCGCAAACTCCCAGGAGACATCCCAGGGAGGAGACATCCCAGGCAGGATCTCAGGGTCAGCCGAGCCCTCGTCATTGGGAAAAATCCCTGCTCCTCCAGGAACCAACCTCCAGATTGGCTGAGACAG gggatcttcccaacccagggatcaaacccaggtctcccgcattgcaagtggattctttaccagctgagccacaagggaagcccgggTCCTATG AGACCGCCAGGATGAAAAGTGACAACAAGGAGAATCCACAGCAGGAAGGGGCTAAAGGGGCAAAGCCCTGTGTGTTATCAGTGGGCAGACCGAAAGGGAGTGGCCTGCAGAGTCCCGAACCCAGAGGGGCGAGTCTGAGTGAGCCCCGGCTGTCCCAGAGGCAGGTCAGCGCCCCCAGCGCCCAGAAGCCCTTTGCTCACTACCAGAGACATTGCAGGGAACTGGAGTACATCGGCGCCCCCCTGAAAAGCCACCCACTGAGAGAGCTGAAGAAGAGCAAGGGGAGCAGGAGGAGCCTGAGCAGCCGCCTGCAGCGTCTCAGTCACCAGCCGGCCCGCTCGGCAAAGAAACCTTACAAGTGTGATGAATGTGGGAAAAGCTTCACGTGGAATTCAGAGCTGAAAAGGCACCAGCGAGTCCACACGGGGGAGAGGCCCTACACGTGCGGAGAGTGTGGGAACTGCTTTGGCCGGCAGTCCACCCTGAAGCTGCACCAGCGGATCCACACCGGGGAGAAGCCATACCAGTGTGGTCAGTGTGGGAAAAGCTTTCGCCAGAGCTCCAACCTTCACCAGCATCACAGGCTCCACCATGGGGACTGA